Within Rissa tridactyla isolate bRisTri1 chromosome 4, bRisTri1.patW.cur.20221130, whole genome shotgun sequence, the genomic segment AAAGAGGCTTTGATCACTATTTACTCAATTTGTCAACAAAACAGTAAGAAGCATTTTTCCCTAGAAACAACACAATTTTATGTTCACAATATACGTTAAGAAGCTGGTtgtcactataaaaaaaaattatctaaaggATATAAGGCTTGAAGTTATAAAATCTTGGAAggttttcattttacagagaaacaaaagtttaccttttctttttttctgttgtaggTGAAGCAAGCGAATATTTTCGAGAAATTGGTGGTTTGATGTTTATAAATGATCTTGCAAAGTCAAGCGTTCATTGCATAGTAAAGGAAGCGGCTTTATTTACCTTAGGAGTTATAATAGAGAGTAATGGTAATAATAAGcaatattatttgtatttctgagtGAGTTATGATCCCATGTTATTACTTCTGCTTGTGCTTtgtctccattattttttttcctcaaaaaaatcaGTTAACTAGATTATCATCAGCTTTAGTGAGGGGCAGTAAAGGTACCATTGTTTCACTTCCACCCCCAGATTTGGAGAAATACCTTGTGGATTGATGTAGACAGCATGTCTTTATAATACCAGACAGCAGTACTACTTCTGTTCCTCAGCAGCAGGTGGTGACTCTCCAGTTGTTCCAAAGTTTGCCTAGGTCCTGGTTGCTTTAGAACTGACCACAGGGGGAAGCCCTCAGTCAAGTTAATTAGTCCTGTTTTGCCTCTGCTCACCACATACTGGACACAACTGAGACTCTAGTTActgtattataaaaataatttaggatTACGAATGGCTTGCTTTAGGAATTAATGGTTTTTATCTTCTGGTTTCAGTTTATTGTCAACAAACTTTGTGTACTTCTGCACTGTTTGAagacctcattttatttttaattaataaggaTTCTGGTGTGAACTTGAAAAGAATGTCTGTTTATGTCATCTTAGTACTGATTTCAAATAATAGTAAGTTGGAGTTTTTTTCCaccactgtattttatttgccAATCTGCAGTACAGAAATTTGGAACACTCAATAAGTAATGTTTTGGTAAAGTTAGTTTATAAAGATGAATGGTTGCATGTAACTGAACCTGAATTGGCTAAGTAGGTCATCGTTCATTGGATTTCCTTAAGTAGCAGAAAGTGGTTTAgttctaaaaatgaaattatagttaaaaaagaaaaataatgcaaaccaGTAGTTTCTGACAACGTATAGAAAAAAATAGACATAGAAAGAAATGGAACATTGTTGCAAATGTGTTGGTGTGATTTGGTATTTGCTTTTGGGGGAGATATATGCTTAGGAAATGGAAATAGAACGTAAATATGTAAATTAAACTTGACATTAAGATTTTGTCTCAAGTTGCATGTGTCTTTGGAATCTTGTATGCGTTCTTTTTTAGAAAGTGGGCAAACCTATGTCAGAGATACCGGCTGCATCGGTCTTCTTCTACAGTTATTCAGGTAAACAGTTgcaattcaaacagaaaaatgataGGCTATTTAGGACTTACGTTTGCTTGACTATTTGGGACTTGTTTGCTTTGTTCTAAACAGAACAACTCTTTCGGCATCCAAGATGAATCTGTCAGATGAAAATGCCAATCAGTGCTATCAGCTGTGGTCTTCGGTCTGTAGTACTCTCTGTGCCTGCGTTAACAACCCTCAGAATGGtaagtgttgcttttaaaattgtgTGAAAAAAGTGAcgcttgttttcattttcactgttcaACTGAAATTTCATATTACATTTTgatttggggttgtttttatttttccagaagataATCAAAACATTTGCTGTTCAGTTTTTCCATATGCCAAAGAGTGGCTTGAAAGTTGCACAGAGCCTGAGATAGTTCGTCCTATTTGTTCATTTGTTGGTCTCACAGTTGCAAATAACTGTAAGTGCAGCTCAAGctttaaatagtttttcttttgtaaaagtaAGTTCAATTTGATAgttaaatatttgatttctttttgtcaaTCTCTACAAATGCATTTGCTGTTTTTCCAACTTTCTCTCTGAAAACTCTGTTCCACCATCTTTATTTACACTGCATTGGGCTTAAGTTCACAAACAGCCACCAACTGGCTACATTTAGTAAGTTCAGTAAAAAATTTGGAAGCTGTTTTGATTAACAGTATTTTACAGATAAAAGTCATTATTACATCTCTGAAAACAACGATTTGGTTAGAACTTGGATATAATGTTTGCCATTTGTATGCATGTATTAGGGCCACATGTTTCCTGTAACGATTTTATAAGACAATTACTACATTTCTGAAGATTAATATATATCCAACTTCTGCTGTATGGGTGGAAATGTAATGATTAATACATGGACAGAAAAATTGTGATGAGCCTAACTGATAAAATGCTCAAACAATTTGCAGCTTGTATTACTTAAGacacgtttttttctttttttccctaagcatatgtgcagaaatattttgtttctgttggaGGATTGGATACATTAGCTAAAGTTCTCATCAAGCTTATGCATGATTCCTGTATGAGTCACTCAAGCACAAAACTTGCAGTAGTAGTAACAAAGACTCTGGATGCCTGCATTGCTAATGATTGTGAGTGAAAAGATCGCTACCATTTTTTATATatggtaattttaaaatgcaatttttaaagtcTAGTTTTGGTAGAAAAATGTATGCATGGATGCTAAAAAGCAATTAAGTTATATACATCCCAGCTGATAtagcagactttttaaaattcaaatgtgtATATGGGGAGTGTTTCAGTTCATCTGAGGTGGACTACCTTCCCATTGTTGCTAAAATAAACATAGTGAAATTTAAactatactgaaaataaaaatgagatccTAGAGCTAGTTTTGTGTAAGTAAAGCCGAGAACTGAGCGTGGCAGTCATCTTGGGTCCAGGAGTTAGAGCTGTGTTTCTGTAGGCCTGTGCCTACGCTAATAAGCTTTGTAAGCTTTAAGAGGCTTTAGTAACTCTGGTGTGGAGCTGGACAAATGTGGTATGCCTGCATAACACATCTTTACTCTCATTTACTGTCTGGATAGTGCTATCCTAATGAGATCCTTCTGTCTTCTGTTTGAGATTTTGAGAAACCTGTGAGCCTGATGAATCTGTGTTGTTGGCCATGATTATTATATTTGATACTTCTGCCATAAGTGCTTGCTAACAGAGgttcaaaaaaatttaaaaccataTACCTGCACTAGATTTGAGGCTAGTTTGAAAGCAGTTGGTATGTGACAGGATTAGGTGTCAGCATGTATGTACTAGCAGTGGCGTTCCCAGTTTTAGGAAGAGGTTGCCCTCTACCAGAAACATTGTTAGCTCTTTTTGTGGCAGATAGTCTATGTGTCAAACCTTATTGTACTCTTTCTTGCTCAATTCTGGAGCTGAGAAAGGATGTGGAGAAACTCTGCAGAGGTCTACAAAACTTGCTCATTGCAAAGCCCTTGTTTATCAGATGTTCTGCCACATCTCTATACAGCCCAATCTGGGAGATAGGGCAGCATTGTATATGGGGACCAGCGTGGGCAGAATTACTGCACCAGGAGGAATGTGGTAATTTGaagtgttaaaatgaaaaagagagaagaggaggacTCTGTGGGCCCAAGGGTTTTAGAGGTGTGTAGAGTTCccttgaaaaacagcattttctacTTCGATGATGCCTGTATACTTACTatctagtttatttttcttcaaattatttttaacttattAGCTGCCATGGGTGTAGTGTTGACCAAGTATCACACTGTGTCAGAGCTACTGAAGCTGCTGTCCAATGACACTCTGGATACAGGAGAAAAAATTAGTATTATTCTAACAATTGGACACTGTACTGAAGTTTgtggtaagatttttttctttttgtcggTTTCTACTAAATTCTCATACGCTACTTCAATGGTGTCATTTCATCAGGACTGGAACAGGAGGGATAGTTCtgtaaaataatgtaatattaatattcattaaaaatgtttgctatAATGTTCCacctttaaattttaaaatctgttagcAGACAGTATCTTTAAGAACTTAGAAAAAGCAGACTATTATGCAAGAACCTGGGCTTAGGTATCACAGGGTAAAATTCATCCAGACCTGAAAACTGCAATACATACATACCAAATAAGTCTTTATGAGCTCTGTTTTAATGGCCCTTGATATATACAGCTTCTGTCCACTGTTTAcaaagctattaattttttttaaagctatagaACAGTATTGTTTTTGAAGTAACATAAGCAGTAGGTAACCCTAAAATGTTTTTGCCAGGCTCCTCAGGGCTTTCCCAAGCAGATCTGGTGAAAATATAACACTTAAGTTGGTATTTCATGGTAGTCGGTAGTTTTGTGGTAGAAACAGAACGGGAAGTTGTGAGATACTGATAATCGTTTATTTATACTACTGTTCTTTCCATGTATGTTCAGAAACGCAAGAAAAAGGGATTATGTTCAAAAATCCTGATTGATTATCATTGTCTAAATAACAAGTTCAATAATTAGCTCAGTACGTCATAAAtctgatattttaaaaggcagtttttCATGATCGGTTAATGGAAACAAAGCTTAATGGAAAATGTCTTTCAAACAGAAATAGGATTAAACCAAAAGAATAAAAGTTTCTCTTAAAACGTCAACACTGACAAAATAATCCAATTTCATCTTTCGTCGATTCCTTTGTTCTATCAAGTTTGGACAATAAAGAACTATTTTTAGAAAGTTGCTGGTTTTATGAATACATACTGCAGATGAGATCACAGTAAAAAAATCTAGCTAATTACTTAGTTAATGAGGAGGAACAGATTAGCTAGACCAGGATTAAACTACTAATTTTATTAGAGTTCTGCTAATTATGAACTTTAAGCTTTTGATATTTCTGCATCTCAAGGCTTACATGAATGTAGCATATATGCTTTAGGAGTATATAcgagaggaaaagaaatacagaggcCACAATTCAAATATTTTAGGTGACAGTTAAATTAGTTTGGATCTCTGTCATGTAATCTGTTTTAGGCCTCCTTCAGTTTTCTTACAAGAACTTTGAGCTATGGTCAAATCACCCTGTGTGATCTAAAGTGCTTCTACAATCCGGGTAGTAGGTCGTTACAGCATGCTTGCATCCATAATGAAATTCTCTTTTTCAGAATTTCCTTGAAAATTACTAGCATTAGTTTCTAAAACTACTGTAAGATTAAGTGTGTATGAGGCTGAAACCAATCTGTTTTCCTTTACAATGTCCTACTTTAGAAGAAAACCAGTGTGAACTGCTCCAGAACAATGGTCTTCCACTTATGATTCAGGTATTAACTGAGTCTCAGGATGAAGAACTAATTAAAGCTGCTACTTTTGTGCTGCAAAACTGCAAACAAATGAGTAAGCTTGctgttattgctttaaaaattacagaGATTATTTCCACCTTTAAGTTCTGTTGATTTTCTAAGTGATTTTAACTTCAGCAGCTTTGTAATTCTGTGTTCTCCAAGAGatgtttattttctgcagaaaagttgTGTATTTGCCACTGTGGACTGATTATGGCATTTGcgcagagaaaagaaaagtaaaaattccAGCAATGTTGCAATAATGCATTTGTGAAACCTATATATGTAGGGACAGTTCTTAAAAGCTTTCCCATCTATAAATTATGTGCAAAATATTAACACTGTTATTTAACATGCAATTGGTACTCTATTCCTCAGTACCATTGTATATGGAGACTAAATGAATCAATAATCAAGGCCAAAATCACCATGACTACaattattttgcaatattaaaaaatctttattttttaagtagaGTGTATTTTGAAGTATCCtgtttaagttttttttaattaactgtatAATACTACTAATGAAACAAAGACACCTCATCCTTTAATCTCTAAAGCATGGAAGGTATTATGCAATTATTACTTAGTAAAAAAGCATATATCTACATTTTTGTACTGAAAACATAAGAGTTTTGTTTAACATTGAGGGTTGTGGTGATTatggagttgtttttttaaaaaaacagagaccTGTAGTGGTAATGGACCTACAGATTTAGGATTAAGTCCACAAAGTCATTTTTTAGAGCACAGCATTATAGTGTAGAAAGTTTATACTAACTATAATTGCAAGCTCACCTCTTGTAACTGCAGTTTTTAAGTGTGTTAACATTTAATGTGTAAATTTAAATTAAGTATATAACGAGTATTATTCAGAGGTtatattttgcattaaattaTTGGGGCTGTCCCTCAGCATactaaaatataataaatacttATCACGGTGTTCATTGATTAAAATTTGGAATATTAAtactgttttatattttataaagctGAACAATTGTCCCTGAAAATAAATGGTAACTCATTAAACACGAACAATGCAGAAGAGTTGGACACACAAGTCAGAAAAAGAAGTCTACAAGActactggaagaaagcaaaagaaattttacaCAGAATAAACTTGATTGAAAAAGAACATGATGAGGTTGGCCTATTTACCAAAGTAGGATAAAACTAAGCAAATCTTTCCAGAATTTAGAGAGAAATAGAAAGTAAACCCTTAAGATAATTTCAGTATGAGCTCAAAAAGTAGGGAGAACATTGGATGTATGTGAAACTACAACCTGCAACTTTTACCATTACTGTAAGTCATCGAAGTTAGAAGTATGGGGGACAATCAGAGAATGCAGGCATCTGTATTTTTATGAAGCATTTTAGTTTAttataaaaacagattttctacAAAATTGAGATCAGCTAGGTTGGAGAAACAAgagttggatttatttttaattgctgatcATTTTAACCTATAATTTTACTATTTGCATGCATGAAATGCCCATGATTGTACAGCTGTGATAGGATAGATGATAATGGAGAATGTGAACATAAACTGAAAAGAAGTTGTTTCATATTTTCCTTGTGCTGTATAGCTACTTGGTATCTCTGGGTGTGGAACGGCAATTTTGAGTTATTTAGCTGGATCGTAAGTTAATTAAATCTTTTAATTTCTAGAAGTGCCTTgtaaagggttatcaaacattggaacaggcttcccagggaagtggtggagtcaccatccctgtaggtatttaaaagacatgtagatgtggtgctgagggaggtggtttagtggtggacttggcagtgcggTTAACAgttgggctcaatgatcttaaaggtcttttccaatctaaatgattctattagTAGCAAATCTATTGCTTCAGCCTGGAACTATTACTTAATAACCACCCCTTCAACACCTCCAGCAACACGACTGTCTTGTTGGCTCTCAATTCAGTCTGGGGTTTTTGAAACTTACCTGGAATTTACTTTGCCTTCAGAGTTAGACTGGTCTATCCCAGTTAATCTTGTTActaaatttatttaatatttttatagcacTTACATAGTCGCTAACTAGTATTTTTCAATTCAGGAAAGCGTGCAAGGAAGAGTATTTGTAGACAGATCTTCAGAAGACAACATTGAAGCATCAAAATACCATGAAGCGAATCCTGCTGATCCAAAAACTTACATAGAAAGAACACATAAAAAAGTACATTGTCCACAGTTGACCTCTATGTCAGATGATCAGGTTCTTCCTCCATCTGTAAATTCTTctccactgaaaaatgaaatcgTGAACGCTATGAATCCAGTGAATACTAGACAAAGTGAACAGAGTAATATTCTATGTTCAGTCAATGAACTGCGAACAGACAGTGTATTTCAAAGTCACAGTATAAACAAAAAAACTACTTGTGTACAAAATCAGTCTGTTCTTCAAGTAAGGTAAGTATCTTACACCTAAGCAGAAATACTAAGTTGCTTTTCTTTAGTAATTTCCAAATTGAATGTCAGCTTTTGAAATTATCTGTTACTATCCATGCCTTTTTCTCCTAGTGAAAAGAGGTAGCCTTTCGGTGGCTCACCAAAGAGAATATTCTGTGGAAGCGTTTTTGACGTCACAGATCAAAGATCATAGACATTGTAGTAATAAAAGCTTCTGATCTTTTTCTCTGAATGGCAGGCTTCTGACAGATTGTACAGAGCCTGTTACAGGCCATGATCTAATACCTTCAACATAGTGATGAAAAAGCATCCATAGTTTTTGCCTCAAAATTCTCACTGACTCAGTAGATAAAGATTTGACCCATTGGTTTGGATGAGACCACAAAGACTGCTGTAGTATGCGCTTACTAGGAAAATTGCAGTTACAGAACCGCTCTGCAAAATTTGAAATTGGAGTGCGTACAATTAATTATAGGCAATGTGCAAGCATAAACACAGACTGCATTGTCTTCAATTTATAGCCGGAATATCCCGCAAGACGGGCAATGAGAGAGtatgaattctctttttttttttaatactttttttgagttctacatttttattgtgattttttttttatgtggttgtgTGGCTGGCTGGACGCTGCTCCTATGCAGTTTCCTTGCCTGCATTATATTGTAACTTTGCAACTATCACAGAAATTGTCAAGAGCCTAGGATATTTTCCGTGGTACATTCAGGtaaattttcctttcctattgATCAGCATAATTTCACACACCTTTATTTGTTGTTCTGACCTCTGAAGcacaaactattaaaaaattaattttttttgtgggggggaaaaGGTATCTCCTTGCATATGTATTTGTGTTACCCAAGGATAACTCTGGATTATGGTCCTTGCTCCTGCAGCATTCAGAGGTTGTCAATGACATTGAAAAATGCACAATCACCATATCATACGAGCATGTTGGTTTCATAAAAGTTAATCAgtgtaagaaaagaagaaaatcaatgaCCTTTTTAGAGCAATTGCTACATCTGGTAAAGGCTACAGTATTTTGAAGACTTTGTGAAAGTTTTATGTGCACTAAGTAATCTTTATGTGAACCAGAATTGCAAATGACTCTGGAAAGCAGCATCCCTTCAAAGCACTGCATTCCAAATGCTGGAACAGACATGTGGAACAGCACTGCAAGGAATGCTGATCACAGGTTTCTGGTAACAGATTTCTAATACCATAATTATATGCTGGATACTCCAGTCCCAGTAACTTGGGATAATAAGAATCAATTTTTTAGagttttatatatttaatgtgttttttgttttgcctttggaaTGTGTATATTAATTTACAGGTAAACGTATGTTGTGAagttcaattactttttttttaatttgttcacaTTTTCATCTTCCCAGAGAACACTTATTTAAACAACCAGCAGAGATTGTTAAAAATATGAAACAGACATGCAAATCAGGTACAAAGAGTTAAACACATTCCtttcttaaacaatttttttcttaatgacattTTAACTAGTTTTGTGCACTTCTATCACTACTTTTTATCAGACGTTATATATTATTAGATGACAGAGTGCATTATGTGTAATATCCTTTAACTGTTTGCATAGTTTTGGAATTTTATATTGTATACATTATTTACCAGGAgaatatttattctgcttttcttctaatacatattttatctatctcttttttaattgattttaacgATTCAAATTAATGTGtcacagataaatattttaagtttagTCTGAATGCAATCCGTACTGAACAATGAAGGCCATTAATAGAAAATGCAGAAGGATGCTGCTTTTATTCTGTACTTGTAAGGTTGGGGATAGAACCTACCTGTGAGAGTGACTTCTGCCTGAATCTGTTCCTACACGTTGAATGTGTGCTTAAGATAAATGTTTTTTAGATCTGACTTGATCATCTTAGTCTGatatatttatttcagaattgGGATCTGTTCAACCAAATCATTATTCATAATTTAGTTTCCTgttaatttataaaatttatAATTATTCATTAGATTCatatttcacagaatggtagcTTTACAGGTGACCAAGCTGATCTCCAGGTTATACCTATTTAAATGGAGAATAAGTAGTATTCCGATACATCACATTTTTCAACAGCTGATtccaaatagaaataaaatttatagGGCTTAATTAACCAATGTAAGTTTACAGGGTTATTTTGCTGTGTTCAAGTTGAAGTAATACGCTTTGGGAGAGGGATGAAAAAGCACTGACTTAAATGTAATTATTCTGGATTTACAAAAATGTAAATGTGATCCATTTAACTTCAGAAATTTCATTTGGATTTTCTACTGTTAtgtaaattaaactttaataATCTGCAAATAGAAAATGCAATTGAATATAGGTATGCTGATGCATGATTACCACCGCAAAGGATAGGTTGCATTTTCttagtggatttttttccttcctaatttaGATCAACATTTATTCTACTCAGATAtaaccagggaagaaaaaagtacttCAGCTACGTCTGCATCCCATAAAATGGCAGATTTAAGGTGTATAGGTAAATATTATCCTTAGGTCTTTCTTTCCTGAGTCCATAAAAGAAGCCTTAAAAGTCAGCAATGCAGTAAGTGAACTGACGTTACAGAAATTTTAACAGTTCTATTTGATTACCATGTAATTCTTAactgcttcctttcctttttccaccccta encodes:
- the TERB1 gene encoding telomere repeats-binding bouquet formation protein 1 isoform X9, giving the protein METQKVQKKQCDMKTDLNLLLECLKYQMDCPVSQKEALITIYSICQQNSEASEYFREIGGLMFINDLAKSSVHCIVKEAALFTLGVIIESNVYCQQTLCTSALFEDLILFLINKDSGVNLKRMSVYVILVLISNNKSGQTYVRDTGCIGLLLQLFRTTLSASKMNLSDENANQCYQLWSSVCSTLCACVNNPQNEDNQNICCSVFPYAKEWLESCTEPEIVRPICSFVGLTVANNSYVQKYFVSVGGLDTLAKVLIKLMHDSCMSHSSTKLAVVVTKTLDACIANDSAMGVVLTKYHTVSELLKLLSNDTLDTGEKISIILTIGHCTEVCEENQCELLQNNGLPLMIQVLTESQDEELIKAATFVLQNCKQMTEQLSLKINGNSLNTNNAEELDTQVRKRSLQDYWKKAKEILHRINLIEKEHDEESVQGRVFVDRSSEDNIEASKYHEANPADPKTYIERTHKKVHCPQLTSMSDDQVLPPSVNSSPLKNEIVNAMNPVNTRQSEQSNILCSVNELRTDSVFQSHSINKKTTCVQNQSVLQVREHLFKQPAEIVKNMKQTCKSDQHLFYSDITREEKSTSATSASHKMADLRCIGCTAGGLSFNSKTFTKMLQSCPYQCDRHKVILEAEERYKKELRKSAVCNNNRYAIYEKILLTPVKKERRHTEITFRSKKDSFQSILLTPIRKNKSDTSNRDAHSKNTRLTDDYNLIPTYEKSFQKTQDANLKRQRIKEMCNQQCRRLKENCIYSLDKDEKGRTSVDLSKKYYRLQLQRQEKTKDHQ
- the TERB1 gene encoding telomere repeats-binding bouquet formation protein 1 isoform X5 yields the protein METQKVQKKQCDMKTDLNLLLECLKYQMDCPVSQKEALITIYSICQQNSEASEYFREIGGLMFINDLAKSSVHCIVKEAALFTLGVIIESNVYCQQTLCTSALFEDLILFLINKDSGVNLKRMSVYVILVLISNNKSGQTYVRDTGCIGLLLQLFRTTLSASKMNLSDENANQCYQLWSSVCSTLCACVNNPQNEDNQNICCSVFPYAKEWLESCTEPEIVRPICSFVGLTVANNSYVQKYFVSVGGLDTLAKVLIKLMHDSCMSHSSTKLAVVVTKTLDACIANDSAMGVVLTKYHTVSELLKLLSNDTLDTGEKISIILTIGHCTEVCEENQCELLQNNGLPLMIQVLTESQDEELIKAATFVLQNCKQMTEQLSLKINGNSLNTNNAEELDTQVRKRSLQDYWKKAKEILHRINLIEKEHDEESVQGRVFVDRSSEDNIEASKYHEANPADPKTYIERTHKKVHCPQLTSMSDDQVLPPSVNSSPLKNEIVNAMNPVNTRQSEQSNILCSVNELRTDSVFQSHSINKKTTCVQNQSVLQVREHLFKQPAEIVKNMKQTCKSDQHLFYSDITREEKSTSATSASHKMADLRCIGCTAGGLSFNSKTFTKMLQSCPYQCDRHKVILEAEERYKKELRKSAVCNNNRYAIYEKILLTPVKKERRHTEITFRSKKDSFQTFQKTQDANLKRQRIKEMCNQQCRRLKENCIYSLDKDENNEICSLDTRTRTVTKRRRTRKDFTTEEINCLLNGVKKMGNHWSLILWSYPFQKGRTSVDLSKKYYRLQLQRQEKTKDHQ